The Pseudomonas cavernicola DNA segment CCTAGCCATGCTCTACGGCGCGCCCTGGAAACCTGCGGTGCTGGTCAGCCTCGGCCTGGCGATTGGTCTTTACCTGCTTTTCGACAAAGTACTCGACGTACCGCTGCCGCTGGGTTTGCTCAGCGTGCTGGAGTGATGACATGGATACCTTAAGCTTGCTCGGTCAGGGGTTCGGCGTTGCCATGACCCCTTACAACTTGACCGCGGCCCTGATCGGCACCTTCATCGGTACCATTGTCGGCCTGCTGCCCGGCCTCGGCCCGATCAACGGCGTAGCGCTGTTGATTCCCGTGGCTTTCGCCCTCGGTCTGCCACCGGAATCGGCGCTGATCCTGCTCGCCGCCGTCTACCTCGGCTGCGAGTACGGCGGACGCATCTCCTCGATTCTGCTGAACATTCCCGGCGAGGCCTCGACCCTGATGACCACGCTCGACGGCTATCCAATGGCCCGCCAGGGCCTGGCCGGCGTAGCGCTGTCGCTATCGGCCTGGAGTTCCTTCGTCGGCGCGTTCATCGCCATCATCGGCATGGTCCTGTTCGCCCCGCTGCTGGCGCAATGGGCGATTGCCTTCGGCCCGGCGGAGTACTTCGTACTGATGGTCTTCGCCATTGTCTGCCTGGGCGGGATGGCCGGCGATAAACCGGTGAAAACCCTGGTTTCGGCGCTGCTCGGGCTGTTCCTGGCGACTATCGGCATCGACGCCAACAGCGGCGTGTACCGTTTCACCGGCGATAACGTCCACCTGGCCGACGGCATTCAGTTCGTGGTTTTGGTACTGGGCCTGTTCTCGGTCAGCGAGATTCTCCTAATGCTGGAGAAAACCCATCACGGGCAAACAGCGATCAAAGCCAGCGGCCGCATGATGTTCAATTTCAAGGAAGTCACCTTCACCTTCATGACCACCCTGCGTGGCGGCCTGATCGGCTTCGTCTTCGGCGTGCTGCCCGGCGCCGGCGCGACCATCAGCAGTGCGGTGGCCTATATGAGCGAGAAGAACCTGATCGGCCCGAAAGGCAAGTTCGGCCAGGGCGACATGCGCGGCCTGGCCGCACCGGAATCCTCCATCGGCGCCTGCGCCTGCGGCAATCTGATCCCCATGCTCACCCTCGGCGTGCCGGGCTCTGGCACCACCGCAGTGATGCTTGGCGCGCTATCGCTCTACAACATCACTCCCGGCCCGCTGCTGTTCCAGAACCAACCGGACATCGTCTGGGGTCTGATCGCGTCGCTGTTCATCGCCAACATCATGCTGTTGATCCTCAACGTGCCGATGATCCGCGTGTTCACCAGCATCCTCAGCGTGCCGAACTGGGCGCTGGTGCCGCTGATCGCGATCATCACCTCGATCGGCGTCTACGCCGTGCATGCGACGACCTTCGACCTGCTGCTGATGGTCGGCATCGGGGTTTTCGGTTACGTCTTGCGCAAGCTGGATTTCCCGCTCTCGGCGCTGCTGCTCGGCTTTGTGCTGGGTGGCTTGATGGAAGACAACCTGCGCCGCGCGCTGTCGATCTCCAACGGCAACCTGGGCATCCTCTGGGCCAGCCCGATCAGCATCGGTTGCTGGGTGCTGGTGGTAGCCATGCTGGTGCTGCCGATCGTCCGCATCCTGCGCAAGCGCGCCGCCCTGCGCCGCAAGCTGGCCAATGCTTGAAAGAGCTTGGCCTGACTGGTGGGGAACGCCGCTGGTCGGCCTGGCCGGCGGCTACCTGGCCAGCCTGGTCGGCTGGCCACTGCCATGGATGATCGGCTCGTTGCTGGCGGTGATTCTGGTGCGCTGCCTGGCGGGCTGGCAGTTGGCGGAAGTGCCCGGCGCCCGCAAATGCGGGCAATGGATCATCGGCATTGGCATCGGCCTGCACTTCACCCCAGTGGTACTCGAACAGGTGCTGTCGCATAGCGGCATCATCCTGGTCGGCGCGCTGATAACCACGCTGTCCTGCCTGATAGGCGTCTCGCTACTGCGCCGCAGTGGCGAGGATCGCGCCACCGCGTTCTTCGCCAGCATGCCGGGCGGCGCCAGCGAAATGCTCAACCTCGGCGCCCGCAATGGCGCCATCGCCAGCCGGGTCGCGGCCGGGCAAAGCCTGCGTCTGCTGCTGGTGGTGCTTAGCGTGCCCGCGTTGTTCCAGTGGCTGCTTGGTGCCGGAACGCCCGTACATCAAGCCGCAGCGGTGGATTGGCGCTGGCTCGCTCTGCTGTTCCCTGCCGGTGCGCTGGTGGCGGTGTGCTGGCAACGCCTGCGCCAACCGAATCCCTGGCTGCTCGGCCCGCTAGCGGTCAGCGCGGCGATCAGCCTCGGCTTCGATCTGCAGATCGGGCTGCCCGGCTTCGCTAACACGCTGGGCCAGTGGTTGATCGGCAGTGCGCTGGGTTGCCACTTCGACCGGCTGTTCTTTCGCAGTGCGCCCGCGTTTATCGCTCGCACCCTGCTGGCTACCGTCTTGATGATGCTGTTCGCCGCGTTCGCGGCTGAGGTTTTGAGCTGGCTGGGCGCGCTGGATCAGCAGGCGCTGATGCTCGGCATGATGCCCGGAGGCATCGCCGAACTCAGCCTGACCGCCGAGGCACTACAACTCTCGGTACCGCTGGTGACGGCGTTGCAGGTGTTGCGCTTGTTGCTCGTGCTGTTTCTCGCGGAGCCAGTGTTCAGGCTCTGGCAGAAACATCAGCCCTGACTCAGTTCCGGCAGTCGCCAGTCGATCGGCTCGAGGCCGTGTTGCAGGAGAAACTTATTGGTTCGGCCAAAGTGCCCGTTACCGATAAAACCGCGATGGGCGGACAGCGGCGAGGGATGCGGCGAGCGCAGGATCAGGTGCTTGGTCGAGTCGATCAGGCTTTCCTTTTTCTGCGCATGCGCGCCCCAGAGCAGGAAAACCAGGCGCGGTTGATGGGTGCTGACCACTTCAATGACCTTATCGGTAAAGAGCTGCCAACCCTTGCCCGCATGGGAGCCGGCGAGCGCACGCTCGACGGTCAACGAGGTATTGAGCAGCAACACGCCCTGCTCCGCCCAACTCTGCAGGCAGCCGTGCTGGGCGATCTCGATATTCTGGTCGCGCTTCAATTCCTTGTAGATGTTCAGCAGGGACGGCGGCGGTGCCACCCCCGGCTGCACCGAGAAGCACAAGCCGTGGGCCTGGCCGGGGCCGTGATACGGATCCTGGCCAATGATCACTACCTTGACCTGATCCAGCGGTGTCAGGTTGAGCGCATTGAAAATCAGCGGCCGCGGCGGATAGATCTCTTTGCCGGCCGCCGTCTCATCGCGCAAGAACTCGCTCAGCTCGCGCATATAGGGCTTGTCGAATTCCTCGCGCAGGGCGTTCTTCCAACCCGCTTCGAGTTTGATACGGTCATCCACGGCGTTCATCCATCCCCCCAACAGACCTGCGCGCAGCACGGCCTTGATACAAACAAAAAGGCTATGTACCCGTTAGCCGAGCTGCAACCCTTCGTAGGAGCGAGCAGCGCGAGCGAATGCCCTTCAAGCAAAAGCATCGCGGGCAGAGCCCGCTCCTACAGGTTGCGCGCTTTCCAATGCACGCACTGCACTAGCTAATTCAGACATAGCCAACAAAATCGGCAACCTAGAGAAGCGCTCCGGGCAAGTCAAGGCAAGTGCTGATACAGCGCTATCACGCCGTTGGATGCTGATTGCCCTAGCACGCCCAGCAGCCAAGACTGCTGCTGAACCTAAACCGGAGAGATGCCATGGATAGCCCTACCGCGATTACCCGCGAGCGTTTGGAAGAAGCCCTGCAACACTCGCCGTTTGCCCAGATGATCGGCTTCGAACTGACCGAGTTCGCCCCCGGCCAGATCACCCTTGAGGTATTGCCGCGGCGTGAACTGACCCAGCACCACGGCTTCGTCCACGGCGCAGTGGTGGGTTTCATGATCGACAGCGCCTGCGCCTGGGCTGCGGCCTCGGTGGTCGGCGATGTGGTGACCTCCGAGTACAAGGTCAACCTGCTGGCACCGGCAATCGGCGAGAAGTTGATCTGCCGCAGCGCCGTGATCAAGGCCGGCCAGCGCCAGGTGGTAACCCGCGCCGACGTCTTTGCCCTGCGCGACGGGCAGGAAAAGATCGTCGCCACCGGCTTGGCGACCATCGCACGCGTGTAGGTTGGCGCTGAGCAAAGCGATGCCCAACAAGGAGCCGCTTGCGGCTCCCCCAAGCGCTTACCCCTGGTGCAGCGCCCGGTAGTGACTGGGCGCCATGCCGACGACTTTGCGAAATAACCGCGAGAAGTAATACACGTCCTCGTAGCCCAATTGCTCGGCAACCTGGCCGATGCCCTGCTCACCCTCATCCAGTAGGCGGCAGGCGTGGGCCATTTTCAGCCGGATAAAGTCCTGGATCGGCGCATAACCGGTCAGCGCGCGGTAGGTCTTGGCGAAGTGAAAGCGCGACAACTTGAACTGCGCCGCCAGTTGGTCGAGGTTCAACGCGCCGTGCAGATGGGCGCGCATCACCGCCTGCACCGCGTCCACATCCAGCACCCGTCCAGACTTCAGCGTGGCCCTTGCCGGCAGGACCGCCAGCGAAGTCAGCAACACTTGCAGTTGGTGCGCTGCCAGAATGAAATGCGGCAGGCTCAGGCCTTGTCGGCGCAACCCAAGCAGCGCATCGAACTCCGCCAGCAGACGCGGTTGCACGCCAATTCGCCAGATCGGCCCCTTGCCCAGCGGGCGCATAAACTCCGCCGCCAACTCGCCCTCGAAATGCACCCAGTACAGCGTCCAGGGTCGGCTGGCGTCCGCGCCGTAGGCATGCGCGCGACCTTTCGGCAGCAAGATCAAATCACCGCCGCCGACCTCGAATCGTCCATCCTCGGTGTCCAACCAACCCTGGCCGGCGCGACAATAGAGCAGTAGATGATCCTCCGGCTGCGGGCGACTCATGCGATGTTCGCAAGCCTCCGGATAAAACCCGAGCGCCAGCGGGTAACAACCCATCGCCAACGGATGACGGGCCAGCGCCCGGCGTATGCGCGGCGGCGTGATAAAGCGCACACCATTGGCCGGCAATGGCCAGTTAGAGGTTTCGACGCTGCGGCTCATGCGGTTTCATCCTTCGACTCTGACGGTCCGAGCAATGATCAATCCCAAGATCGTCCATCCATCAACCAAGATCGTCAATCCTCAGCACGCCCAACAGTCGCTATAAATATTGGAAACCCCGTCCCGTGGAGAGTGCGATGAGCAAGGTAATTGCGCAGTTGATTGCAGGTGAGTGGACCGAGAGCCGTTCTCGCGAGCTGATAGAAGTGACCGACCCGGCGACTCAGGAAGTCCTGGTCTTGGCCCCCAAAGCCACCCACGAGGAAATCGAAGCCGCCATCGCCAGCGCCAAGGAAACCTTCCTCAGCTGGCGTGAAGTACCGGTATCCGAGCGTGCGCGCTTGATGCTGCGTTACCAGCACCTGCTCAAGGAACACCACGACGAGCTGGCGGAAATCCTCGCCAAGGAAACCGGCAAGACCTTCGCCGATGCCAAGGGCGACGTCTGGCGCGGGATCGAAGTCGTCGAGCAGGCCGCCAACATCGCCAGCCTGATGATGGGTGAAACCGGTGAAAACGTGGCCCGCGGCATTGATACCGCCAGCTGGATTCAGCCGCTCGGTGTCTGCGTCGGCATCACCCCGTTCAACTTCCCGGCGATGATTCCACTGTGGATGTTTCCGCTGGCCATCGCCGCCGGTAACACCTTCATCCTCAAGCCTTCCGAACAGGACCCCATGACCCCCAACCGGTTGGCCGAGCTGTTTATCGAGGCCGGCGCACCGAAAGGCGTGCTGCAGGTGCTGCACGGAGGCCGCGAACAAGTCGACGCCCTGCTCACCCATCCGGATATCCGTGCCATCTCCTTCGTCGGTTCGGTGCCGGTAGGCCAGCATATCTACCGCACCGGCACCGCCCACCTGAAGCGCGTGCAGGCCTTCGCCGGGGCGAAGAACCACATGGTGATCATGCCCGACGCGAATAAGGATCAAGTCCTGAGCAACCTGGTCGGTGCAAGCTGTGGCGCCGCCGGGCAACGTTGCATGGCGATCAGCGTGGCGGTCTTCGTTGGCGAAGCGAAAAACTGGATCCCCGAACTGGCCGGACAAATGGCCGAACTGCGCCCTGGCAGCTGGAATGACCCGCACGCCGCCTACGGCCCGCTGATCAGCCAGCAAGCCAAGCAACGCGTACAACGCCTGATTATCGAAGGCAAGGCCGAAGGTGCCGAGTGCCTGCTCGACGGCTCCCACTGCACAGTGCCCGGTTACCCCGATGGCAACTGGCTCGGCCCCAGCCTGTTCCGTGGCGTGACCACCAAGATGGGCCTGTACCGCGAGGAAATCTTCGGCCCGGTGCTGGTCTGCATGGAGGTCGAGAGCCTGGCAGACGCGATCAAGCTGATCAACGACAACCCCTACGGCAACGGCACTTCGATCTTCACCAGCTCGGGCGGTGCCGCGCGACACTTCCAGCACGACATCGAAGTCGGCCAGGTCGGTATCAACGTGCCAGTGCCGGTACCGCTGCCGTTCTTCTCCTTCACCGGCTGGAAAGGC contains these protein-coding regions:
- a CDS encoding tripartite tricarboxylate transporter permease, which produces MDTLSLLGQGFGVAMTPYNLTAALIGTFIGTIVGLLPGLGPINGVALLIPVAFALGLPPESALILLAAVYLGCEYGGRISSILLNIPGEASTLMTTLDGYPMARQGLAGVALSLSAWSSFVGAFIAIIGMVLFAPLLAQWAIAFGPAEYFVLMVFAIVCLGGMAGDKPVKTLVSALLGLFLATIGIDANSGVYRFTGDNVHLADGIQFVVLVLGLFSVSEILLMLEKTHHGQTAIKASGRMMFNFKEVTFTFMTTLRGGLIGFVFGVLPGAGATISSAVAYMSEKNLIGPKGKFGQGDMRGLAAPESSIGACACGNLIPMLTLGVPGSGTTAVMLGALSLYNITPGPLLFQNQPDIVWGLIASLFIANIMLLILNVPMIRVFTSILSVPNWALVPLIAIITSIGVYAVHATTFDLLLMVGIGVFGYVLRKLDFPLSALLLGFVLGGLMEDNLRRALSISNGNLGILWASPISIGCWVLVVAMLVLPIVRILRKRAALRRKLANA
- a CDS encoding AbrB family transcriptional regulator, which produces MLERAWPDWWGTPLVGLAGGYLASLVGWPLPWMIGSLLAVILVRCLAGWQLAEVPGARKCGQWIIGIGIGLHFTPVVLEQVLSHSGIILVGALITTLSCLIGVSLLRRSGEDRATAFFASMPGGASEMLNLGARNGAIASRVAAGQSLRLLLVVLSVPALFQWLLGAGTPVHQAAAVDWRWLALLFPAGALVAVCWQRLRQPNPWLLGPLAVSAAISLGFDLQIGLPGFANTLGQWLIGSALGCHFDRLFFRSAPAFIARTLLATVLMMLFAAFAAEVLSWLGALDQQALMLGMMPGGIAELSLTAEALQLSVPLVTALQVLRLLLVLFLAEPVFRLWQKHQP
- the ung gene encoding uracil-DNA glycosylase, which translates into the protein MNAVDDRIKLEAGWKNALREEFDKPYMRELSEFLRDETAAGKEIYPPRPLIFNALNLTPLDQVKVVIIGQDPYHGPGQAHGLCFSVQPGVAPPPSLLNIYKELKRDQNIEIAQHGCLQSWAEQGVLLLNTSLTVERALAGSHAGKGWQLFTDKVIEVVSTHQPRLVFLLWGAHAQKKESLIDSTKHLILRSPHPSPLSAHRGFIGNGHFGRTNKFLLQHGLEPIDWRLPELSQG
- a CDS encoding PaaI family thioesterase, with the translated sequence MDSPTAITRERLEEALQHSPFAQMIGFELTEFAPGQITLEVLPRRELTQHHGFVHGAVVGFMIDSACAWAAASVVGDVVTSEYKVNLLAPAIGEKLICRSAVIKAGQRQVVTRADVFALRDGQEKIVATGLATIARV
- a CDS encoding helix-turn-helix transcriptional regulator → MSRSVETSNWPLPANGVRFITPPRIRRALARHPLAMGCYPLALGFYPEACEHRMSRPQPEDHLLLYCRAGQGWLDTEDGRFEVGGGDLILLPKGRAHAYGADASRPWTLYWVHFEGELAAEFMRPLGKGPIWRIGVQPRLLAEFDALLGLRRQGLSLPHFILAAHQLQVLLTSLAVLPARATLKSGRVLDVDAVQAVMRAHLHGALNLDQLAAQFKLSRFHFAKTYRALTGYAPIQDFIRLKMAHACRLLDEGEQGIGQVAEQLGYEDVYYFSRLFRKVVGMAPSHYRALHQG
- a CDS encoding CoA-acylating methylmalonate-semialdehyde dehydrogenase: MSKVIAQLIAGEWTESRSRELIEVTDPATQEVLVLAPKATHEEIEAAIASAKETFLSWREVPVSERARLMLRYQHLLKEHHDELAEILAKETGKTFADAKGDVWRGIEVVEQAANIASLMMGETGENVARGIDTASWIQPLGVCVGITPFNFPAMIPLWMFPLAIAAGNTFILKPSEQDPMTPNRLAELFIEAGAPKGVLQVLHGGREQVDALLTHPDIRAISFVGSVPVGQHIYRTGTAHLKRVQAFAGAKNHMVIMPDANKDQVLSNLVGASCGAAGQRCMAISVAVFVGEAKNWIPELAGQMAELRPGSWNDPHAAYGPLISQQAKQRVQRLIIEGKAEGAECLLDGSHCTVPGYPDGNWLGPSLFRGVTTKMGLYREEIFGPVLVCMEVESLADAIKLINDNPYGNGTSIFTSSGGAARHFQHDIEVGQVGINVPVPVPLPFFSFTGWKGSFYGDLHAYGKQGVRFYTETKTVTSRWFDESPVSGPNMTIHLK